One segment of Bradyrhizobium sp. CB2312 DNA contains the following:
- a CDS encoding flippase — MDAEPATTGPAGLIARLRGKLSGGSSEASLTRRLAGTIFIIRVISAGLAYVSQVLLARWMGTSDYGIYVYVWTWVLLLGSMMDFGISASAQKIIPEYRTSGEHALLRGFLSGSRWLTFAVSTLVSLALAGIVRLLSPWIDPAEELPLYIGCMTLPAFVVANTQDGIARSHDWMQLGLMPQFIIRQALIIGITAAAFLLGYHLGAVAAMVASLGAVWIAMTGQMVVLNRKLAGHVEPGPKAYDISGWLAVSLPILLVESFYLLLSYTDVLVLQQFRPSDEVGVYFAVVKTLALVSFIHYAMSATTAHRFAEYNALGDKARLSAYVAHAINWTFWPSLAATIVLLALGRPLLWLFGPQFVVGYDIMFVAAIGLVVRAAIGPVERLLNMLGQQKICALAYALAFVMNLVLCIALVPRYGGHGAAAATSISLTFETVLLFWIVRQRLGLHVLAFGK, encoded by the coding sequence ATGGATGCAGAGCCAGCAACGACCGGACCGGCCGGACTGATCGCGCGGCTGCGCGGCAAGCTGTCGGGCGGATCGAGCGAGGCGTCGCTGACGCGGCGGCTGGCGGGCACCATCTTCATCATCCGCGTCATCAGCGCCGGCCTTGCCTATGTCTCGCAGGTGCTGCTGGCGCGCTGGATGGGTACCTCCGACTACGGCATCTACGTCTATGTCTGGACCTGGGTTCTGCTGCTCGGCAGCATGATGGATTTCGGCATCTCCGCCTCCGCGCAGAAGATCATTCCGGAGTACCGCACCAGCGGCGAGCATGCGCTGCTGCGCGGCTTCCTCTCCGGCAGCCGCTGGCTCACCTTTGCGGTGTCGACGCTGGTGTCGCTAGCCCTCGCCGGCATCGTCAGGCTGCTGTCGCCCTGGATCGACCCGGCCGAGGAGTTGCCGCTCTATATCGGCTGCATGACGCTGCCCGCGTTCGTCGTCGCCAACACCCAGGACGGCATCGCGCGCTCGCATGACTGGATGCAACTCGGGCTGATGCCGCAATTCATCATCCGCCAGGCGTTGATCATCGGCATCACGGCCGCGGCGTTCCTGCTCGGCTATCATCTCGGCGCGGTCGCGGCGATGGTCGCAAGCCTCGGTGCGGTGTGGATCGCGATGACCGGACAGATGGTGGTGCTGAACCGCAAGCTCGCCGGTCACGTCGAGCCGGGCCCCAAGGCCTACGACATCAGCGGCTGGCTCGCGGTGTCGCTGCCGATCCTGCTGGTCGAGAGTTTTTATCTGCTGCTGTCCTACACCGACGTTCTGGTGCTGCAGCAATTTCGTCCATCCGACGAGGTCGGCGTCTATTTCGCTGTTGTGAAGACGCTGGCGCTGGTCTCCTTCATCCACTACGCGATGTCGGCGACGACGGCGCATCGGTTCGCCGAGTACAACGCACTCGGCGACAAGGCGCGGCTGTCGGCTTACGTCGCGCATGCCATCAACTGGACGTTCTGGCCCTCGCTGGCGGCAACCATCGTGCTGCTCGCGCTCGGCAGGCCGCTGCTCTGGCTGTTCGGGCCGCAGTTCGTGGTCGGCTACGACATCATGTTCGTCGCCGCGATCGGCCTCGTGGTGCGCGCCGCGATCGGCCCGGTCGAGCGGCTGCTCAACATGCTCGGCCAGCAGAAGATCTGCGCCCTCGCCTACGCGCTGGCCTTCGTGATGAATCTCGTGCTCTGCATCGCGCTGGTGCCGCGCTACGGCGGCCACGGCGCTGCGGCAGCAACCTCGATCTCGCTCACCTTCGAGACGGTGCTGCTGTTCTGGATCGTGCGGCAGCGGCTCGGGCTGCACGTGCTGGCGTTTGGCAAATAG